A genome region from Festucalex cinctus isolate MCC-2025b chromosome 17, RoL_Fcin_1.0, whole genome shotgun sequence includes the following:
- the LOC144005360 gene encoding E3 ubiquitin-protein ligase TRIM39-like, translating to MASRVEDNLQCPACLEIFKDPVGLPCSHSFCRACVQKWCKAKGNRTCPVCRTEFNSMELPLNLALRNVCEAFSQASVESDDICSLHKEKMKLFCVDHQKLVCHICKDAKIHTGHKFRPLDEVHKDHQDKLQGGLQEAKQRLEDYIETRDNCNEQATYIKVQRQQVESKIKKDFEELCRFLQAEEEARLSAVREEEEEKTRMMKEKIASLSRDMVAVSDVIRSTEELLTSDPISFLKNFQTAMTRIQKLPDGPKLLPGALLDEVKHVGNLKFSVWERMKETISYSPVILDPNTAGPKLILSEDLTSVSCQEVQQRPNNPERFKWERVLGSALASGTNIWDVEVGDNNDWSLGVVYGDPCLPNYMTIRSIAFRNDKYRKFGEQFGSWNPPVKLQRIQVHVDMNKRLISFYESRTNTELCKKNPFKWPRLFDNMKMFPYFVTRDKIPLQIIPLACRVSTQSPHFVGQDRQDGLQEAKKRLKDYIETRENCNEQAMYIKVQSEQVESKINKDFEELRRVLLAEEEARLSAVREEEEEKARMMKEKIETLSRDMAALSDVIRSTEELLTSDPISFLKNFQTAMTRIQKLPDGPKLLPGALLDEVKHVGNLKFSVWERMKETISYSPIILDPNTAGPKLSLSEDLTSVSCQEEQQRPNNPERFKWERVLGSALASGTHMWVVEVGDNRRWALGVVWGNPCSSHDMKVWSIVFCDDKYRKFGEPFGSWNPPVPLQRFRVHVDMNKRTMSFSISRTNTELCETDPSDWPNLSDNMKMFPYFGTYDKIPLQIIPLDLIEHSNK from the exons ATGGCCAGCCGAGTTGAGGACAATCTCCAATGTCCGGCCTGTTTGGAGATCTTCAAAGATCCTGTCGGGCTGCCGTGTAGTCACAGCTTCTGTCGTGCTTGTGTGCAGAAGTGGTGCAAGGCGAAAGGAAATCGAACGTGTCCAGTCTGTAGAACGGAGTTTAACTCAATGGAGCTACCTTTGAACTTGGCCCTGAGGAACGTGTGTGAGGCCTTTTCACAAGCCTCAGTGGAGTCCGACGACATTTGCAGCTTGCACAAGGAGAAAATGAAACTCTTCTGTGTGGACCACCAGAAGCTTGTGTGCCACATCTGCAAAGATGCAAAAATCCATACGGGTCACAAGTTCCGTCCACTCGATGAAGTTCACAAAGATCACCAAGACAAACTCCAGGGCGGCCTGCAGGAAGCAAAACAAAGGCTGGAAGATTACATTGAGACAAGAGATAACTGCAATGAACAAGCGACGTACATCAAGGTCCAGAGGCAGCAGGTGGAAAGCAAGATTAAGAAGGATTTCGAGGAGCTTTGTCGCTTCCTGCAGGCTGAGGAGGAGGCCAGGTTGTCTGCTgtgagggaggaagaggaggagaagactCGGATGATGAAGGAGAAGATTGCGTCTCTCAGCAGAGACATGGTCGCTGTGTCAGACGTGATCAGAAGCACAGAGGAGCTTCTGACCTCTGACCCCATTTCCTTCTTGAAGAACTTTCAGACTGCGATGACCAGAATCCAGAAACTGCCCGATGGCCCCAAGCTGCTCCCAGGAGCTCTGCTGGACGAAGTCAAGCATGTGGGCAACCTCAAGTTCAGCGTGTGGGAACGAATGAAGGAGACGATCTCCTACAGTCCCGTCATTCTGGACCCAAACACGGCCGGTCCAAAACTCATTCTGTCTGAAGATCTGACCAGTGTGAGTTGTCAAGAAGTACAGCAGCGTCCAAACAATCCAGAGAGGTTCAAGTGGGAACGTGTGCTTGGTTCTGCTTTGGCCTCGGGAACGAACATATGGGATGTTGAGGTGGGAGACAACAATGACTGGTCACTGGGTGTGGTGTATGGGGACCCTTGTTTGCCAAATTACATGACAATACGGAGCATTGCATTTCGTAATGATAAATACCGAAAGTTTGGTGAGCAATTTGGATCGTGGAATCCACCAGTGAAGCTGCAGAGGATCCAAGTTCACGTGGACATGAACAAAAGGTTAATTTCATTCTATGAATCTCGTACAAACACTGAATTGTGCAAAAAGAATCCTTTCAAATGGCCACGTTTGTTTGACAACATGAAAATGTTTCCTTACTTTGTGACAAGGGATAAAATTCCGCTGCAAATTATTCCACTTGCATGTCGTGTTTCGACTCAAAGTCC TCATTTT GTAGGGCAAGACCGCCAGGACGGCCTGCaggaagcaaagaaaagactgaAAGATTACATTGAGACAAGAGAAAACTGCAATGAACAAGCGATGTACATCAAGGTCCAGAGTGAGCAGGTGGAAAGCAAGATTAACAAGGATTTCGAGGAGCTTCGTCGCGTCCTGCTGGCTGAGGAGGAGGCCAGGTTGTCTGCTgtgagggaggaagaggaggagaaggctCGGATGATGAAGGAGAAGATTGAGACGCTCAGCAGAGACATGGCCGCTCTGTCTGACGTGATCAGAAGCACAGAGGAGCTGCTGACCTCTGACCCCATTTCCTTCTTGAAGAACTTTCAGACTGCGATGACCAGAATCCAGAAACTGCCCGATGGCCCCAAGCTGCTCCCAGGAGCTCTGCTGGACGAAGTCAAGCATGTTGGCAACCTCAAGTTCAGCGTGTGGGAACGAATGAAGGAGACGATCTCCTACAGTCCCATCATTCTGGACCCAAACACGGCCGGTCCAAAACTCAGTCTGTCTGAAGATCTGACCAGTGTGAGTTGTCAAGAAGAACAGCAGCGTCCAAACAATCCAGAGAGGTTCAAGTGGGAACGTGTGCTTGGTTCTGCTTTGGCCTCGGGAACGCACATGTGGGTTGTTGAGGTGGGAGACAACAGACGCTGGGCACTGGGTGTGGTGTGGGGGAACCCTTGTTCGTCACATGACATGAAAGTATGGAGTATTGTATTTTGTGATGATAAATACCGAAAGTTTGGTGAGCCATTTGGATCGTGGAATCCACCAGTGCCGCTGCAGAGGTTCCGAGTTCACGTGGACATGAACAAAAGAACAATGTCATTCTCTATATCTCGAACAAACACTGAATTGTGCGAAACGGATCCTTCCGATTGGCCAAATTTGTCTGACAACATGAAAATGTTTCCTTACTTTGGGACATATGATAAAATTCCTCTGCAAATAATTCCACTTGATTTGATTGAACATAGCAACAAgtaa
- the LOC144004762 gene encoding E3 ubiquitin-protein ligase TRIM35-like, translating into MATIVEDHLKCPSCLEIFKNPVTLPCGHSFCRACVQQWWNQKGDQTCPVCRTNFRSIDIPLNLALKNVCEAFSQASVRSDICKLHKEKTKLFCLDHQELVCLICRDAKIHTGHKFRPLDEVHKDHKDKLQEGLKKAKKRLKDYKKKRDNCNEQATYIKVQRQQVENKIKKNFEELRRFLQAEEEARLSAVREEEQKKTRMMKEKIETLSRDMAALSDVIRSTEELLTSDPVSFLKNFQLAMIRIQKLPGKPKLLPAALLDEVKHVGNLKFSVWERMKETISYSPVILDPNTAGPKLSLSEDLTSVSCQEVQQRPNNPERFKLGCMLGSAWALGTHMWDVEVGDNNDWALGVIWGDPCFPHDMNACSIAFCDDKYRKFANPIGSWKPPVKPKRIRVDLDANKRIISFFESRTNTELCKTGPSVWPHLSDNIKMFPYFWTNDKIPLQIIPLACRVTTQGPC; encoded by the coding sequence ATGGCCACAATAGTTGAGGATCATCTCAAATGTCCGTCCTGTTTGGAGATCTTTAAAAATCCTGTCACGCTGCCGTGTGGTCACAGCTTCTGTCGTGCGTGTGTGCAGCAGTGGTGGAATCAGAAAGGAGATCAAACATGTCCAGTCTGCAGGACGAACTTTCGCTCAATTGATATACCTTTGAATTTGGCCCTGAAGAACGTGTGTGAGGCTTTTTCACAAGCCTCAGTGAGGTCTGACATCTGCAAGTTGCACAAGGAGAAAACGAAACTCTTCTGTTTGGACCACCAGGAGCTTGTGTGCCTCATCTGTAGAGATGCAAAAATCCATACTGGCCACAAGTTTCGTCCACTCGATGAAGTTCACAAAGATCACAAAGACAAACTCCAGGAAGGACTGaagaaagcaaagaaaagactgaaagattacaagaagaaaagagaCAACTGCAATGAACAAGCAACATACATCAAGGTCCAGAGGCAGCAGGTTGAAAACAAGATTAAGAAGAATTTCGAGGAGCTTCGTCGCTTCCTGCAGGCTGAGGAGGAGGCCAGGTTGTCTGCTGTGAGGGAGGAAGAGCAAAAGAAGACTCGGATGATGAAGGAGAAGATTGAGACGCTCAGCAGAGACATGGCCGCTCTGTCAGACGTGATCAGAAGCACAGAGGAGCTTCTGACCTCTGACCCCGTTTCCTTCTTAAAGAACTTCCAGCTTGCGATGATCAGAATCCAAAAATTGCCCGGCAAGCCCAAACTACTCCCAGCAGCTCTGCTGGACGAAGTCAAGCACGTTGGCAACCTCAAGTTCAGCGTGTGGGAACGAATGAAGGAGACGATCTCCTACAGTCCCGTCATTCTGGACCCAAACACGGCTGGTCCAAAACTCAGTCTGTCTGAAGATCTGACCAGTGTGAGTTGTCAAGAAGTACAGCAGCGTCCAAACAATCCAGAGAGGTTCAAGTTGGGTTGTATGCTTGGTTCTGCTTGGGCCTTGGGAACGCACATGTGGGATGTTGAGGTGGGAGACAACAATGACTGGGCACTAGGGGTTATATGGGGGGACCCTTGTTTTCCACATGACATGAATGCGTGCAGCATTGCATTTTGTGATGATAAATACAGAAAGTTCGCTAACCCAATTGGATCATGGAAGCCGCCAGTGAAGCCGAAGAGGATCCGAGTTGACCTGGACGCGAACAAAAGAATAATTTCATTCTTTGAATCACGTACAAACACTGAATTGTGCAAAACGGGGCCTTCCGTTTGGCCACATTTGTCTGACAACATTAAAATGTTTCCTTACTTTTGGACAAATGATAAAATTCCTCTGCAAATAATTCCACTTGCATGCCGTGTTACGACTCAAGGTCCGTGTTGA
- the LOC144005361 gene encoding E3 ubiquitin-protein ligase TRIM35-like, giving the protein MSRNRSINTLRGETLANEAEEEARLSAVREEEEEKTRMMKEKIASLSRDMVAVSDVIRSTEELLTSDPISFLKNFQTAMTRIQKLPDGPKLLPGALLDEVKHVGNLKFSVWERMKETVSYSPVILDPNTAHPELILSEDLTSASRQEEQQRPNNPERFKWRRVLGSALASGTHMWDVEVGDNAAWSLGVLQDGMLENHQKDLVDAVAHFLDALRLC; this is encoded by the exons atgagccgcaaccgttccataaacactctacgcggtgaaacgctcgcgaatgaa GCTGAGGAGGAGGCCAGGTTGTCTGCTgtgagggaggaagaggaggagaagactCGGATGATGAAGGAGAAGATTGCGTCTCTCAGCAGAGACATGGTCGCTGTGTCAGACGTGATCAGAAGCACAGAGGAGCTGCTGACCTCTGACCCCATTTCCTTCTTGAAGAACTTTCAGACTGCGATGACCAGAATCCAGAAACTGCCCGATGGCCCCAAGCTGCTCCCAGGAGCTCTGCTGGACGAAGTCAAGCATGTTGGCAACCTCAAGTTCAGCGTGTGGGAACGAATGAAGGAGACGGTCTCCTACAGTCCCGTCATTCTGGACCCAAACACGGCTCATCCAGAACTCATTCTGTCTGAAGATCTGACCAGTGCGAGTCGTCAAGAAGAACAGCAGCGTCCAAACAATCCAGAGAGGTTCAAGTGGAGACGTGTGCTTGGTTCTGCTTTGGCCTCGGGAACGCACATGTGGGATGTTGAGGTGGGAGACAATGCAGCCTGGTCACTGGGG GTTTTGCAAGATGGCATGCTGGAGAATCACCAGAAGGACTTGGTGGACGCTGTAGCTCACTTTCTGG ACGCGCTGCGGCTCTGCTGA
- the LOC144005362 gene encoding uncharacterized protein LOC144005362 has protein sequence MASRVEDHLQCPTCLEIFQDPVVLPCSHNFCRACVQKWCKEKGNRTCPVCRTEFRSIDIPLNLALKNVCEAFSQASVESDDICSLHKEKMKLFCLDHQELVCLICRDAEIHTGHKFRPLDEVHKDHKDKLQGSLQETKQRLEDYIETRDKCNEQAMYIKVQREQVESKIKKDFEELRRFLLAEEEARLSAVREEEEEKTRMMKEKIETLSRDMVAVSDVIRSTEELLTSDLISFLKNFQTAMTRIQKLPDGPKLLPGALLDEVKHVGNLKFSVWERMKETISYSPVILDPNTAGPELSLSEDLTSVSCQEEQQRPNNPERFKWERVLGSALASGTHMWDVEVGDNNDWSLGVVYGDPCLPNYMTIRSIAFRNDKYRKFGEQFGSWNPPVKLQRIQVHVDMNKRLISFYESRTNTELCKKNPFKWPRLSDNMKMFPYFVTRDKIPLQIIPLACRVTTQSPTMDSQVVNHLQCPTCLEIFKDPVMLPSSHSFCRACVHQWWEHKGDRTCPVCRTELSSMDPPMNLALRDVCEAFSQASVESDDICSLHKEKLKLFCLDYQELVCHICKDAKIHTGHKFRPLDEVHKDHQDKLQDGLQEAKNRLKDYIETRENCNEQATYIKVQRQQVESKIKKDFEELRRFLQAEEEARLSAVREEEEEKTRMMKEKIETLSRDMAAVSDVIRSTEEQLTSDPVSFLKNFQIAMIRIQKLPGQPKLLPAALLNEPKHVGNLKFSVWERMKETISYSPVILDPNTAGPELILSEDLTSVSCQEVQQHPNNPERFKLGCMLGSAWALGTHMWDVEVGDNNDWALGVIWGDPCLPHDMNACSIAFCDDKYRKFANSLGSWNPPVKPKRIRVDLDANKRKISFSESRTNTELCKTGPSNWPHLSDNIKMFPYFWTRDKIPLQIIPLACRVTTQSP, from the exons ATGGCCAGCCGAGTTGAGGACCATCTCCAATGTCCGACCTGTTTGGAGATCTTTCAAGATCCTGTTGTGCTGCCGTGTAGTCACAACTTCTGTCGTGCTTGTGTGCAGAAGTGGTGCAAGGAGAAAGGAAATCGAACGTGTCCAGTCTGTAGGACGGAGTTTAGATCAATTGATATACCTTTGAACTTGGCCCTGAAGAACGTGTGTGAGGCCTTTTCACAAGCCTCAGTAGAGTCCGACGACATTTGCAGCTTGCACAAGGAGAAAATGAAACTCTTCTGTTTGGACCACCAGGAGCTTGTGTGCCTCATCTGCAGAGATGCAGAAATCCACACTGGCCACAAGTTCCGTCCGCTCGATGAAGTTCACAAAGATCACAAAGACAAGCTCCAGGGCAGCCTgcaggaaacaaaacaaaggctGGAAGATTACATTGAGACAAGAGATAAGTGCAATGAACAAGCGATGTACATCAAGGTCCAGAGGGAGCAGGTGGAAAGCAAGATTAAGAAGGATTTCGAGGAGCTTCGTCGCTTCCTGCTGGCTGAGGAGGAGGCCAGGTTGTCTGCTgtgagggaggaagaggaggagaagactCGGATGATGAAGGAGAAGATTGAGACTCTCAGCAGAGACATGGTCGCTGTGTCAGACGTGATCAGAAGCACAGAGGAGCTGCTGACCTCTGACCTCATTTCCTTCTTGAAGAACTTTCAGACTGCGATGACCAGAATCCAGAAACTGCCCGATGGCCCCAAGCTGCTCCCAGGAGCTCTGCTGGACGAAGTCAAGCATGTTGGCAACCTCAAGTTCAGCGTGTGGGAACGAATGAAGGAGACGATCTCCTACAGTCCTGTAATTCTGGACCCAAACACGGCCGGTCCAGAACTCAGTCTGTCTGAAGATCTGACCAGTGTGAGTTGTCAAGAAGAACAGCAGCGTCCAAACAATCCAGAGAGGTTCAAGTGGGAACGTGTGCTTGGTTCTGCTTTGGCCTCGGGAACGCACATGTGGGATGTTGAGGTGGGAGACAACAATGACTGGTCACTGGGTGTGGTGTATGGGGACCCTTGTTTGCCAAATTACATGACAATACGGAGCATTGCATTTCGTAATGATAAATACAGAAAGTTTGGTGAGCAATTTGGATCGTGGAATCCACCAGTGAAGCTGCAGAGGATCCAAGTTCACGTGGACATGAACAAAAGGTTAATTTCATTCTATGAATCTCGTACAAACACTGAATTGTGCAAAAAGAATCCTTTCAAATGGCCACGTTTGTCTGACAACATGAAAATGTTTCCTTACTTTGTGACACGGGATAAAATTCCGCTGCAAATTATTCCACTTGCATGTCGTGTTACGACTCAAAGTCC GACCATGGACAGCCAAGTTGTGAACCATCTCCAATGTCCGACCTGTTTGGAGATCTTTAAAGATCCTGTCATGCTGCCGAGTAGTCACAGCTTCTGTCGCGCGTGTGTGCACCAGTGGTGGGAGCATAAAGGAGATCGAACGTGTCCAGTGTGTAGGACGGAGTTAAGTTCGATGGATCCACCTATGAACTTGGCCCTGAGGGACGTGTGTGAGGCCTTTTCACAAGCCTCAGTGGAGTCAGACGACATTTGCAGCTTGCACAAGGAGAAACTGAAACTCTTCTGTTTGGACTACCAGGAGCTTGTGTGCCACATCTGCAAAGATGCAAAAATCCATACTGGTCACAAGTTCCGTCCACTCGATGAAGTTCACAAAGATCACCAAGACAAACTCCAGGACGGCCTGCAGGAAGCAAAAAATAGACTGAAAGATTACATTGAGACAAGAGAAAACTGCAATGAACAAGCGACGTACATCAAGGTCCAGAGGCAGCAGGTTGAAAGCAAGATTAAGAAGGATTTCGAGGAGCTTCGCCGCTTCCTGCAGGCTGAGGAGGAGGCCAGGTTGTCTGCTgtgagggaggaagaggaggagaagactCGGATGATGAAGGAGAAGATTGAGACTCTCAGCAGAGACATGGCCGCTGTGTCAGACGTGATCAGAAGCACAGAGGAGCAACT CACCTCTGACCCCGTTTCCTTCTTAAAGAACTTCCAGATTGCGATGATCAGAATCCAAAAGTTGCCCGGCCAGCCCAAACTGCTCCCAGCAGCTCTGTTAAACGAACCCAAACACGTTGGCAACCTCAAGTTCAGCGTGTGGGAACGAATGAAGGAGACGATCTCCTACAGTCCCGTCATTCTGGACCCAAACACGGCCGGTCCAGAACTCATTCTGTCTGAAGATCTGACCAGTGTGAGTTGTCAAGAAGTACAGCAGCATCCAAACAATCCAGAGAGGTTCAAGTTGGGTTGTATGCTTGGTTCTGCTTGGGCCTTGGGAACGCACATGTGGGATGTTGAGGTGGGAGACAACAATGACTGGGCATTAGGGGTTATATGGGGGGACCCTTGTTTGCCACATGACATGAATGCGTGCAGCATTGCATTTTGTGATGATAAATACAGAAAGTTCGCTAACTCACTTGGATCATGGAATCCGCCAGTGAAGCCGAAGAGGATCCGAGTTGACCTGGACGcgaacaaaagaaaaatttcaTTCTCTGAATCACGTACAAACACTGAATTGTGCAAAACGGGTCCTTCCAATTGGCCACATTTGTCTGACAACATTAAAATGTTTCCTTACTTTTGGACACGGGATAAAATTCCTCTGCAAATAATTCCACTTGCATGTCGTGTTACGACTCAAAGTCCGTGA